Proteins found in one Phocoena sinus isolate mPhoSin1 chromosome 19, mPhoSin1.pri, whole genome shotgun sequence genomic segment:
- the POLD1 gene encoding DNA polymerase delta catalytic subunit: MDGKRRPGPGPGVPPKRARGGLWDEDEAYRPSQFEEELALMEEMEAEHRLQEQEEEELQSALEGAADGQLSTTAIDARWLRPSPPPLDPQTEPLIFQQLEIDHYVGLARPLPGVPLPSQDSVPVIRAFGVTDEGVSVCCHIHGFAPYFYTPAPPGFGPEHLSDLQRELNTAISRDQRGGKELTGLAVLAMELCSRQSMFGYHGHGPSSFLRITLALPRLVAPARRVLEQGIRVAGLGTPSFPPYEANVDFEIRFMVDADIVGCNWLELPAGKYVLRPEGKATLCQLEADVLWSDVVSHPPEGQWQRIAPLRVLSFDIECAGRKGIFPEPERDPVIQICSLGLRWGEPEPFLRLALTLRPCAPILGAKVQSYEREEDLLQAWSAFVRIMDPDVITGYNIQNFDLPYLISRAQILKVQAFPFLGRVSGLRSSIRDSSFQSRQTGRRDSKVVSMVGRVQMDMLQVLLREYKLRSYTLNAVSFHFLGEQKEDVQHSIITDLQNGNDQTRRRLAVYCLKDAFLPLRLLERLMVLVNAMEMARVTGVPLSYLLSRGQQVKVVSQLLRQAMRQGLLMPVVKTEGGEDYTGATVIEPLKGYYDVPITTLDFSSLYPSIMMAHNLCYTTLLRPGAAQKLGLTEDQFIKTPTGDEFVKTAVRKGLLPQILENLLSARKRAKAELAKETDPLRRQVLDGRQLALKVSANSVYGFTGAQVGKLPCLEISQSVTGFGRQMIERTKQLVESKYTVENGYSANAKVVYGDTDSVMCRFGVSSVAEAMALGREAADWVSGHFPSPIRLEFEKVYFPYLLISKKRYAGLLFSSRSDAHDRMDCKGLEAVRRDNCPLVANLVTASLRRLLIDRDPAGAVAHAQDVISDLLCNRIDISQLVITKELTRAAADYAGKQAHVELAERMRKRDPGSAPSLGDRVPYVIISAAKGVAAYMKSEDPLFVLEHSLPIDTQYYLEQQLAKPLLRIFEPILGEGRAEAVLLRGDHTRCKTVLTGKVGGLLAFAKRQNCCIGCRTVLGHQGAVCKFCEARGSELYQKEVSHLNALEERFSRLWTQCQRCQGSLHEDVICTSRDCPIFYMRKKVRKDLQDQEQLLRRFGPPGPEAW, encoded by the exons ATGGATGGCAAGCGGCGAccaggcccagggcctggggtgcCCCCAAAGCGGGCCCGTGGGGGCCTCTGGGATGAGGATGAGGCATATCGGCCATCGCAGTTCGAGGAGGAGCTGGCgctgatggaggagatggaggcagagcacaggctgcaggaacaggaggaggaggagctgcaGTCGGCCCTGGAGGGGGCTGCGGACG GGCAGCTCTCCACGACAGCCATAGATGCCCGGTGGCTtcggccctccccaccccccctgGACCCCCAGACGGAGCCCCTCATCTTCCAGCAGTTGGAAATCGACCATTACGTGG GCCTAGCACGGCCCCTGCCTGGGGTGCCCCTGCCGTCCCAGGACTCCGTGCCGGTGATCCGCGCCTTCGGGGTCACCGACGAGGGCGTCTCTGTCTGCTGCCACATCCACGGCTTTGCGCCCTACTTCTACACCCCAGCACCCCCCG GGTTTGGGCCTGAGCACCTGAGCGACCTGCAGCGGGAGCTGAACACAGCCATCAGCCGGGACCAGCGCGGGGGCAAGGAGCTCACGGGGCTGGCCGTGCTGGCCATGGAGCTGTGCTCCCGGCAGA GCATGTTTGGGTACCACGGGCACGGCCCCTCCTCGTTTCTGCGCATCACTCTGGCACTGCCCCGCCTCGTGGCTCCCGCCCGCCGTGTCCTGGAGCAGGGCATCCGCGTTGCCGGCCTGGGCACCCCCAGCTTCCCGCCCTATGAGGCCAACGTTGACTTTGAGATCCG GTTCATGGTGGACGCGGACATCGTTGGCTGCAACTGGCTGGAACTCCCGGCTGGGAAATACGTCCTGAGGCCGGAGGGGAAG GCCACACTGTGTCAGCTGGAGGCGGACGTGCTGTGGTCGGATGTGGTCAGTCACCCGCCAGAAGGGCAGTGGCAGCGAATCGCACCTCTGCGGGTGCTCAGTTTTGATATCGAGTGCGCGGGCCGCAAAG GCATCTTTCCGGAGCCTGAGCGGGACCCCGTGATCCAGATCTGCTCCCTGGGCCTGCGCTGGGGCGAGCCAGAGCCCTTCCTGCGCCTGGCGCTCACCCTACGGCCCTGCGCCCCCATCCTGGGCGCCAAGGTGCAGAGCTACGAGCGGGAGGAGGACCTGCTCCAG GCCTGGTCCGCCTTCGTCCGCATCATGGACCCCGACGTGATCACTGGCTACAACATCCAGAACTTCGACCTTCCGTACCTTATCTCCCGGGCCCAGATCCTCAAG GTGCAGGCCTTCCCCTTCCTGGGCCGTGTGTCTGGCCTCCGCTCCAGCATCCGGGATTCGTCCTTCCAGTCCAGGCAGACCGGCCGGCGGGACAGCAAGGTGGTCAGCATGGTGGGCCGCGTGCAGATGGACATGCTGCAG GTGCTGCTGCGGGAGTACAAGCTCCGGTCCTACACGCTCAATGCCGTGAGCTTCCACTTCCTGGGCGAGCAGAAGGAGGACGTGCAGCACAGCATCATCACTGACCTGCAG AATGGGAACGACCAGACGCGCCGCCGCCTGGCCGTGTACTGCCTCAAGGACGCCTTCCTGCCCCTGCGGCTGCTGGAGCGCCTCATGGTGCTGGTGAATGCCATGGAGATGGCGCGCGTCACCGGCGTGCCCCTCAGCTACCTGCTCAGCCGCGGCCAGCAGGTCAAGGTCGTGTCCCAGCTGCTGCGGCAG GCCATGCGTCAGGGGCTGCTGATGCCCGTGGTGAAGACGGAGGGCGGCGAGGACTACACGGGGGCCACAGTCATCGAGCCCCTGAAAGG GTACTATGATGTCCCAATCACCACCCTGGACTTCTCCTCGCTGTACCCGTCCATCATGATGGCCCACAACCTGTGCTACACCACGCTTCTACGGCCCGGGGCCGCCCAGAAACTGGG CCTGACCGAGGATCAGTTCATCAAGACACCCACGGGGGACGAGTTTGTGAAGACGGCGGTGCGGAAGGGGCTGCTGCCCCAGATCCTGGAGAACCTGCTCAGCGCCCGGAAGAG gGCCAAGGCCGAGCTGGCCAAGGAGACAGACCCCCTACGGCGGCAGGTCTTGGACGGGCGGCAGCTGGCACTGAAAGTGAGCGCCAACTCTGTGTACGGCTTCACTGGTGCCCAGGTGGGCAAGCTGCCATGCCTGGAGATCTCACAG AGCGTCACTGGGTTCGGGCGCCAGATGATTGAGAGAACGAAGCAGCTCGTGGAGTCCAAGTACACAGTGGAGAACGGCTACAGTGCCAATGCCAAG GTGGTGTATGGCGACACTGACTCTGTCATGTGCCGATTTGGCGTCTCATCTGTGGCTGAGGCCATGGCCCTGGGACGGGAGGCTGCGGACTGGGTGTCTGGCCACTTCCCCTCACCCATCCGGCTAGAGTTTGAGAAA GTCTATTTCCCGTACCTGCTCATCAGCAAGAAGCGGTATGCGGGCCTGCTCTTCTCCTCCCGGTCCGACGCCCATGACCGCATGGACTGCAAGGGCCTGGAGGCCGTGCGCAGGGACAACTGCCCCCTAGTGGCCAACCTCGTCACCGCCTCTCTGCGCCGCCTGCTCATCGACCG AGACCCCGCGGGCGCCGTGGCGCATGCGCAGGACGTCATCTCCGACCTGCTATGTAACCGCATTGACATCTCACAGCTGGTCATCACCAAGGAGCTGACCCGCGCAGCCGCAGACTACGCGGGCAAGCAGGCCCATGTGGAGCTGGCCGAGAG GATGAGGAAGCGGGACCCCGGGAGCGCGCCCAGCCTGGGTGACCGTGTCCCCTACGTGATCATCAGTGCCGCCAAGGGTGTGGCCGCCTACATGAAGTCCGAG GACCCCCTCTTCGTGCTGGAGCACAGCCTGCCCATCGACACGCAGTACTACCTGGAGCAGCAGCTCGCCAAGCCTCTCCTGCGCATCTTCGAGCCCATCCTGGGCGAGGGCCGAGCCGAGGCCGTGCTGCTGC GCGGGGACCACACGCGCTGCAAGACAGTACTCACGGGCAAGGTGGGCGGCCTCCTGGCCTTCGCCAAACGCCAAAACTGCTGCATTGGCTGCCGCACTGTCCTCGGCCACCAGG gagccGTGTGCAAGTTCTGCGAAGCCCGGGGGTCGGAGCTGTATCAGAAGGAG GTATCCCACCTGAACGCCCTGGAGGAGCGCTTCTCGCGCCTCTGGACCCAGTGCCAGCGCTGTCAGGGCAGCCTGCACGAGGACGTCATCTGCACCAG CCGGGACTGCCCCATCTTCTACATGCGCAAGAAGGTGCGGAAGGACCTGCAGGACCAGGAGCAGCTTCTGAGGCGCTTCGGGCCCCCCGGCCCCGAGGCCTGGTGA